From the Micromonospora sediminicola genome, one window contains:
- a CDS encoding FUSC family protein, with protein sequence MREATDRLGDRVREAGRASRQRVRTYFIVAVQAGLAAALAWLIAREVLGNPDPTFAPAAAVGVIAAALGGRTRRTVELVVGVVLGIVVGDVLIHLLGTGPWQTGAIVFLAVSAAVVVRGTGALVTQAGGTAVLVATLTPVSPDLELPRTINALVGGLVGLLVVLVLAPLNPLRTVRRVADPALDTFAREMTASAEALARGDARAADAVLARMRAAEPELNRIDEVVGAADEVVRFSPVRWRRRRALAAYRNGAEHLDRAFRNSRALVRRVGTALRDREPVPADLPAALEHFGTAIRLLHREFLGAQEPHAARERVLRAVRDAGAACRQDIGFSGTIVVSQLRTAANDVLRATGVPADEARRQVRRAAAARTP encoded by the coding sequence ATGCGGGAAGCCACCGACCGGCTGGGCGACCGGGTCCGCGAGGCCGGTCGGGCCAGCCGCCAGCGGGTACGCACGTACTTCATCGTGGCGGTCCAGGCGGGCCTGGCCGCCGCGCTGGCCTGGCTGATCGCCCGCGAGGTGCTCGGTAACCCGGACCCGACGTTCGCGCCCGCCGCGGCGGTCGGTGTCATCGCCGCCGCGCTCGGCGGCCGGACCCGGCGCACCGTCGAACTCGTCGTCGGGGTGGTGCTCGGCATCGTCGTCGGGGACGTGCTGATCCACCTGCTCGGCACCGGCCCCTGGCAGACCGGTGCGATCGTCTTCCTGGCGGTCAGCGCCGCGGTGGTGGTCCGCGGCACCGGCGCGCTGGTCACCCAGGCCGGCGGTACGGCCGTGCTGGTCGCCACGCTCACCCCGGTCTCACCCGACCTGGAACTGCCCCGCACGATCAATGCGTTGGTCGGCGGCCTGGTCGGCCTGCTCGTGGTGCTGGTGCTGGCGCCGCTGAACCCGCTGCGCACGGTGCGCCGGGTAGCCGATCCGGCGCTGGACACGTTCGCCCGGGAGATGACCGCGTCGGCGGAGGCGCTGGCCCGCGGCGACGCCCGCGCGGCCGACGCCGTGCTGGCCCGGATGCGCGCCGCCGAACCGGAGCTGAACCGGATCGACGAGGTGGTCGGCGCCGCCGACGAGGTGGTCCGGTTCTCCCCGGTGCGCTGGCGGCGACGGCGCGCGCTGGCCGCGTACCGCAACGGCGCGGAGCACCTGGACCGGGCGTTCCGCAACAGCCGGGCCCTGGTCCGCCGGGTCGGCACCGCCCTGCGTGACCGGGAGCCGGTGCCGGCCGACCTGCCGGCCGCGCTGGAGCACTTCGGGACGGCGATCCGGTTGCTGCACCGGGAGTTCCTCGGCGCCCAGGAACCGCACGCCGCCCGGGAGCGGGTGCTGCGCGCGGTGCGTGACGCCGGTGCGGCGTGCCGGCAGGACATCGGCTTCTCCGGCACCATCGTGGTCTCCCAGTTGCGCACCGCCGCCAACGACGTGCTCCGCGCCACCGGCGTGCCGGCCGACGAGGCCCGCCGGCAGGTCCGCCGGGCCGCCGCGGCCCGCACGCCGTAG
- a CDS encoding glycoside hydrolase family 15 protein gives MPFPPIDAYAFLSDTHTTALVAPDGAVEWLCVPDAAGDALLARLLDRDVGGRCTLTVAGAPMPRRRYLPDTLVLENRWSGPAGAAVGEDLLAVRPGAVDRPIHAERVLVRRLRVTAGTLRVRAELTPRPGYGSRPVRWRRDGPGWHAEGTALRLRTDLPVTVEGGALVAEAELRAGQSATLLLGYADRAPDPADAEALRDRTCTTWRDWSARGDYRGFAADAVRHSALVLRGLSYDETGALLAAPTTSLPEEIGGVRNWDYRFTWHRDAALLLLALFRLGHAEEGRRYLRFLLGICARQEPLAPLVGIHGHSTAERELPHLSGYAGSAPVRVGNGAAEQTQFDTYGHVLDAALAYQQLTGELTEPQWGLLRRHVETMARRWREPDHGVWEIRGPCRHYVNSKVMTWVCLDRGIRLAGLLGDRDAPVDRWRRERDALHAEVVRRGYDERIGSFVLAYGSTELDASLLRMPLVGFLPGDDPRVVATVDRIRADLAVAPDLIRRYRVDDGLPGTEGAFLLCSFELVSALVLAGRPGEAREIFDRLAGRAGPLGLHPEERAPDGTALGNHPQAFTHLALVEAALNLDAAGDRDALHAWAERTGSVSA, from the coding sequence GTGCCCTTCCCACCGATCGACGCGTACGCGTTCCTGTCCGACACGCACACCACCGCGCTGGTCGCGCCGGACGGCGCGGTCGAGTGGCTCTGCGTCCCGGACGCGGCGGGCGACGCGCTGCTGGCCCGGCTGCTGGACCGGGACGTCGGTGGCCGGTGCACGCTCACCGTGGCCGGCGCTCCGATGCCCCGGCGTCGCTACCTGCCGGACACGCTGGTGCTGGAGAACCGGTGGTCCGGCCCGGCCGGCGCGGCCGTCGGCGAGGACCTGCTGGCCGTCCGGCCGGGCGCCGTCGACCGCCCGATCCACGCCGAGCGGGTGCTGGTGCGCCGCCTGCGGGTCACCGCCGGCACGCTGCGGGTCCGCGCGGAGCTGACCCCCCGCCCCGGGTACGGCTCACGCCCGGTGCGCTGGCGGCGCGACGGACCCGGCTGGCACGCCGAGGGCACCGCGCTGCGGCTGCGGACCGACCTGCCGGTGACCGTCGAGGGCGGCGCCCTGGTCGCCGAGGCGGAGCTGCGCGCCGGGCAGAGCGCCACGCTGCTGCTCGGGTACGCCGACCGGGCACCCGACCCCGCCGACGCGGAGGCGTTGCGGGACCGGACGTGCACCACCTGGCGGGACTGGTCGGCGCGCGGCGACTACCGTGGCTTCGCCGCCGACGCGGTGCGCCACAGCGCCCTGGTGCTGCGCGGCCTGTCGTACGACGAGACCGGCGCGTTGCTGGCCGCCCCGACCACCTCGCTGCCGGAGGAGATCGGCGGCGTGCGCAACTGGGACTACCGCTTCACCTGGCACCGGGACGCGGCGCTGCTGCTGCTCGCGTTGTTCCGGCTCGGGCACGCCGAGGAGGGCCGCCGCTACCTGCGCTTCCTGCTCGGGATCTGCGCCCGGCAGGAGCCGCTCGCCCCGCTGGTCGGCATCCACGGCCATTCCACCGCGGAGCGTGAGCTGCCCCACCTGTCCGGCTACGCCGGCTCGGCGCCGGTCCGGGTGGGCAACGGGGCGGCGGAGCAGACCCAGTTCGACACGTACGGGCACGTCCTCGACGCGGCGCTGGCGTACCAGCAGCTCACCGGCGAGCTGACCGAACCGCAGTGGGGACTGCTGCGCCGGCACGTGGAGACGATGGCGCGGCGGTGGCGGGAGCCCGACCACGGGGTGTGGGAGATCCGCGGTCCGTGCCGGCACTACGTCAACTCCAAGGTCATGACCTGGGTCTGCCTGGACCGGGGGATCCGCCTGGCCGGGCTGCTCGGAGACCGGGACGCGCCGGTGGACCGGTGGCGCCGGGAACGCGACGCGCTGCACGCCGAGGTGGTGCGACGGGGCTACGACGAGCGGATCGGCAGCTTCGTCCTCGCGTACGGCTCGACCGAGCTGGACGCCTCGCTCCTGCGCATGCCGCTCGTCGGCTTCCTCCCCGGCGACGATCCCCGGGTCGTCGCCACGGTCGACCGGATCCGCGCCGACCTGGCCGTGGCGCCCGACCTGATCCGGCGGTACCGGGTCGACGACGGGTTGCCGGGCACCGAGGGCGCGTTCCTGCTCTGCTCGTTCGAGCTGGTGTCCGCCCTGGTGCTGGCGGGCCGTCCGGGCGAGGCGCGGGAGATCTTCGACCGGTTGGCCGGCCGGGCCGGACCGCTCGGCCTGCACCCGGAGGAACGCGCGCCGGACGGCACGGCGCTGGGCAACCACCCCCAGGCGTTCACCCACCTGGCGCTGGTCGAGGCGGCGCTGAACCTGGACGCGGCCGGCGACCGGGACGCGCTGCACGCGTGGGCCGAGCGTACGGGCAGCGTGTCGGCCTGA
- a CDS encoding D-arabinono-1,4-lactone oxidase, with translation MTRAFVNWSGSLSFTPQRWVEPADEDEVRALVRQARETGTTVRPVGSGHSSSPLVRTDGILLGLDRLAGVISDDGRLATAWAGTKLKALGEGLYDAGLAMDNLGDVDYQSIAGATATGTHGTGLGFGNLSTQVTGVRLVTGTGDTLDVDAERNPHLLPAARLSLGALGVVTRITLDVQPRYELHRRSWCAHLDWTLDHLAELQHTNRNMDFYWYPRSDRTQIRVINRTDEANQRPLWPGTGQPDGEPRQSQVGPTHRTIPRNRELRFEEIEYMLPSEAFPACFAEVRRRIRERHRRVAGWRVLVRTIAPDDIWLSNAYGRPTTTIACLQNTSLPYEEYFRDMEAVFRHYGGRPHWGKRHWLRARELRPLYPRWDDFRAVRRRLDPDGVFLTPDLARLLEES, from the coding sequence GTGACACGCGCGTTCGTGAACTGGTCCGGCAGCCTGTCCTTCACTCCCCAGCGGTGGGTCGAACCGGCCGACGAGGACGAGGTGCGCGCGCTGGTGCGCCAGGCCCGGGAGACCGGGACCACCGTGCGGCCGGTCGGTTCGGGGCACTCGTCCAGCCCGCTGGTGCGTACCGACGGGATCCTGCTCGGCCTGGACCGGCTGGCCGGGGTGATCTCCGACGACGGCCGGCTCGCCACCGCCTGGGCCGGCACCAAGCTCAAGGCGCTCGGTGAGGGGCTCTACGACGCCGGGCTGGCGATGGACAACCTGGGCGACGTCGACTACCAGTCGATCGCCGGGGCGACCGCCACCGGCACCCACGGCACCGGCCTCGGTTTCGGCAACCTGAGCACCCAGGTCACCGGCGTACGCCTGGTCACCGGCACCGGCGACACGCTGGACGTCGACGCGGAGCGCAACCCGCACCTGCTGCCGGCCGCCCGGCTCTCGCTCGGCGCTCTCGGCGTGGTCACCCGGATCACGCTCGACGTGCAGCCCCGCTACGAGCTGCACCGCCGCTCCTGGTGCGCGCACCTGGACTGGACCCTGGACCACCTCGCCGAACTTCAGCACACCAACCGCAACATGGACTTCTACTGGTATCCGCGCAGCGACCGGACCCAGATCCGCGTGATCAACCGGACCGACGAGGCCAACCAGCGGCCGTTGTGGCCCGGGACGGGCCAGCCGGACGGCGAGCCCCGGCAGAGCCAGGTCGGGCCCACTCACCGCACCATTCCCCGCAACCGGGAGCTGCGCTTCGAGGAGATCGAGTACATGCTGCCGTCGGAGGCGTTCCCGGCCTGTTTCGCCGAGGTGCGCCGCCGCATCCGCGAGCGGCACCGCCGGGTGGCCGGCTGGCGGGTGCTGGTGCGCACCATCGCGCCGGACGACATCTGGCTCAGCAACGCCTACGGCCGGCCCACCACCACCATCGCCTGCCTGCAGAACACCTCCCTGCCGTACGAGGAGTACTTCCGGGACATGGAGGCGGTCTTCCGGCACTACGGCGGCCGGCCGCACTGGGGCAAGAGGCACTGGCTCCGCGCGCGGGAGTTGCGCCCCCTCTATCCCCGCTGGGACGACTTCCGGGCGGTGCGCCGCCGGCTCGACCCGGACGGGGTGTTCCTCACCCCGGACCTGGCCCGACTGCTGGAGGAGTCGTGA
- a CDS encoding dihydrofolate reductase family protein: MGLIHIEMFATLDLVGQAPGGPDEDPVGFPFGGWQAPLIDEVTGAQVQAAYEGTDALLLGRRTYDIFAAYWPHQEGGPDDGIAALFNRIPKYVASRGRPDLSWAGSTQLGPDLVGAVRELRDRHENVKVVGSLNLVQTLLREKLFDRIDLWVHPIVLGVGKKVFDGGAVPTNVTLVEPPVANPKGTVYLRYGLADGTPATGDMAVRDQDAGRVD, encoded by the coding sequence ATGGGCCTCATCCACATCGAAATGTTCGCCACGCTCGACCTGGTCGGGCAGGCGCCGGGCGGCCCCGACGAGGACCCGGTCGGGTTCCCGTTCGGGGGCTGGCAGGCGCCTCTGATCGACGAGGTCACCGGGGCGCAGGTCCAGGCCGCGTACGAGGGCACCGACGCGTTGCTGCTCGGCCGCCGGACGTACGACATCTTCGCCGCCTACTGGCCGCACCAGGAGGGCGGGCCGGACGACGGGATCGCCGCGCTGTTCAACCGCATCCCGAAGTACGTGGCCTCGCGCGGCCGGCCGGACCTGTCCTGGGCCGGGTCGACGCAGCTCGGCCCGGACCTGGTCGGCGCGGTGCGCGAGCTCCGGGACCGGCACGAGAACGTGAAGGTGGTCGGCAGTCTGAACCTGGTGCAGACGCTCCTGCGGGAGAAGCTGTTCGACCGGATCGACCTCTGGGTGCACCCGATCGTGCTCGGCGTCGGGAAGAAGGTGTTCGACGGGGGAGCGGTGCCCACGAACGTGACCCTGGTCGAGCCGCCGGTGGCCAACCCGAAGGGCACCGTCTACCTGCGCTACGGCCTCGCCGACGGCACCCCGGCGACCGGGGACATGGCCGTCCGCGATCAGGACGCCGGACGCGTCGACTGA
- a CDS encoding sensory rhodopsin transducer, with product MTAPVGARIWVVPGGHVPFPAHGPEPEFTGFDQLCVLNTTDHDADLTLDFYYEDAEPVGPYRVLVGARRIRHLRVNDLIDPEAVRLDRAYGCVLRSPVPVVVQFLRQDTRLPGVVALTGTMAYPG from the coding sequence GTGACCGCCCCGGTCGGCGCCCGGATCTGGGTGGTGCCCGGCGGGCACGTGCCGTTCCCGGCGCACGGGCCGGAGCCGGAGTTCACCGGATTCGACCAGCTCTGCGTGCTCAACACCACCGACCACGACGCCGACCTGACGCTGGACTTCTACTACGAGGACGCCGAGCCGGTCGGTCCGTACCGGGTGCTGGTCGGCGCGCGCCGGATCCGGCACCTGCGGGTCAACGACCTGATCGACCCGGAGGCGGTGCGGCTGGACCGGGCGTACGGCTGCGTGCTGCGGTCCCCGGTGCCGGTGGTGGTGCAGTTCCTGCGTCAGGACACCCGGCTGCCCGGCGTGGTGGCGTTGACCGGCACGATGGCGTACCCGGGGTGA